The stretch of DNA AACATAGATGCAGCAATCTGAGAGCCTATATTTTACTAGTtggtcaacaaaacattttgttgagGTAGCTGGCTGCTTAACAGATGCTATCTGCATCCCATCTCATGTCCCATGTCTGTTCCCTCTGATATTTCTAAAATGTAAGCTTTCATCCCATCTCAAAAATACATTCCCTCTGGTATTGGATATTGAGCATTTGACTTACAGATTCCTCAGCCTGCCTCTTGTAGGACTTCACTTTGAGCTGCAGTTTGTCCACCAGGTCCTGCAGTCTGTGGACATTCTTCTTGTCCTCCTCAGTCTGCAGAGGGTAAAGTAGGTTCAGAAGAGGTAGCATGCCTGGTTGTTGTTTTGTCCACTGTTTTGGGTTAATATGCATGAAACCATACCTGGTAGGTGAGCTCCTTGACTCTCCTCTCATATTTACGGACACCTTTGACGGCTTCGGCTCCACGTCTCTGTTCAGCCTCAACTTCAGATTCTAGCTCGCGCACCTTGAatccaaaaatgtcaaaataaatgtgtaactaTAACTATGTACAGAATAGCCAGAACACACTGGTGTTTTAATCATATATgcaacattttttattacaaacaggagataactgtattattgtcatttgacaagtacattttaaaataggtacttatctttatttttcaaatctgtAGGCTTAAAGCTTTTGACCTGAAGTAATTCATAATTGCATGTGAATTATGTTGTGTAACTTTGATTCTCTTAATGCTGTGCTTGCAATTTCCAAAGTGAGCACTTTGATTTGGATGACTGAAGTTGCCGCTGGTAACTTACCCTTGCTTCCAGTTTCTGGAGCTGTTTCTTTCCGCCCTTCATGGCCAGATTCTCAGCCTCATCCAGACGGTGCTGCAGGTCCTTGACTGTAATCTCCAGGTTCTTCTTCATCCTCTCCAGATGAGCGCTGGTGTCCTgctccttcttcagctcctcTGCCATCATGGCGGCCTGCAGTTTTATACAGTTTAGTCACAGGTTTTCTATACAAATCATTTTCAACTTAAGGTCAATGTTATTTTTGGCAGCCAAAGCTCATAGATGGGTAGGTTTAGGCTAGTAGTACAGTAGAGTTTTCCTGCACAGTTATTGCTCCCTTATGCAAATCAAATTTAATGTATTACCCCATTAAAAAACGAGCTAATATAATACAGGTAAAACTGATATGAGTAGCACTCACATCTGTGATGGCCTTCTTGGCTTTCTCCTCAGCATTTCTTGCTTCCTGGATGGTGTCATCAACTTCACCTTGAATCTGGACAAGGTCAGCTTCCAGCTTCTTCTTGGTGTTGATAAGGCTGGTGTTCTGGACACAATGGGATATTTTTAGGTTGGCATGCAATTATGGTGTAATTCGCCCTATTGTCCGGTAAAATGAGAAAGGAatgattcaattaaaataataaaggaatGCCTCATTGACTCACTTGGGAGTGCAGTAGTCCCACGCGCTCACTTGCATCGATCAGCTCCTGCTCGGCCACTTTGcggcccctctctgtctgttccaGAGCAACCCTCAGTTCTTCAATCTCAGCCAGCATCAGGTTGTTCCTGCGCTCCACCATGGCAACCTGTTCCTTCATGTCCTCCTGTCCTCTGATCGCATCATCCAGGTGCAGTTGGGCATCCTGACAGAGAGATTATTCAAGTGAATTGTGTATGAAAGCCTGAACATGTTGGAGCTGAGCACAGGTATTTTAGAAACATACCTTGAGCTGTCCTTGGACATTCCTCAGTTGCTTCTGGGCTTCAGCTGCCTGGCGGTTGGCATGGCTCAGCTGAATCTCCATCTCATTGAGGTCTCCCTCCATCTTCTTCTTGATTCTCAGGGCATCATTCCTGCTCCTCACCTCAGCATCAAGGGTGGTCTGCATGGCCTCAATCACCCTCTGGCTGTTCCTCTTGATCTGCTCcatctcctcatccttctctgATAACTTCCTGTCAATTTCACCCTTGACCTGATTGAGCTCAAGCTGTATCCTGAGAATCTTGGACTCCTCATGCTCCAGTGCTCCCTGTAAAATTGTGAGAAAGAATGCGTTTTGCAGTAATTGAGAAGcaattgagaaaatgtatatttgttaaAAGGGTTCAAGTAAGCAACAAATATGATCAATTATTGAATTTTATGAAACACTTTCATTGcccaatataaaataataattctctATTATAACAGacttaaaaaacacattccgataaaacaaaacaatgtcaatgtagcaaaccagaaaatataaaattgaaACTGAagctacattgcattacatgtatGAAATTTGTTAGGGTGTGATTACCTCTGCCTCTTCTAGGGCTGTCTGGATTTCTGCTTTCTCAGTCTCCACAGTCTTCTTAGCCTTTTCCAGCTCATGAATGGTCTTTCCGCTCTCTCCAATCTGTTCAGTCAGGTCGGAAATCTCCTCTGGAATGACAATTGAAAACAATTTAATGATTGTAGTAACTATGGTTATTGCATGTGTTTACTAAGGTTGTGTTGAGTATGATTCTCAAATAAAAtatcacatgcacatacgctgCAGatttttgttctctctcttcaGTGTCTCCAGTTGGTCCAGAGCCTCTTCATAGGAGTTCTTCATCTTGAAGAGCTCAGTGCTAAGAGAACGGGCCTCTTTCAGCGCTCCCTCCAACTCGGCCTGGCCTTCCTCAAACTTCTGTTTCCATTCGGCCAGAACCTGAATGAAAGACAAAACGCAGCCATTAATACCACTTCCAGCTGGCCTTCATTTTGAACCTGATAGTGACATACAACACAGTTGTTAATGAGCCCAGCTTTGGTTAGATTTACCTTATCGAAGTTCCTCTGTTTCTTGTCAAGGTTGGCAGCCAGGGCATTTGCTCTCTCCACATCAATCATGAGATCCTCCACTTCACCCTGCAGCCTCTGCTTGGTCTTCTCCAGAGAGGCACACTTGGAGTTGACAGCCTCAATGGACTCCTCTGCCTCCTGCAGACGCTGTGCAAGCTTCTTCCTGTAAAGAGTGGCATTTCATTTGGTTTGCAAGACTCTTTCTGATTGTGTGATATGCAGTGGTTCTATAATATAAAACTGTTTAGTTACttggcctcctccagctcctcagtGCGCTGGATGGCATCAGTCTCATATTTGGATCTCCACTGAGCCACCTCACTGTTGGCCTTGGACATTCCACGCTGCAGCTCAGCCttggcctcctgctcctcctcataCTGCTCCCTCAGCATGTCACAGTCATGGCGGGCTGACTGCAAACCGTGGGCCAGGGCGTTCTTGGCCTTAAAGTCAAAGCAAAGGTTAGAATGAATGAATAGATGTATTAGAGAATGCTGTGGAATTAAGAGTACAGTTCATGTTTATGCCTTCCAAGCCCTTGTTGGTTAATTAAGCTGTGAAATACTGTTATGTTTGATAAGTCTGTTACCTTGACCTCCTCTTCAATGTGCCTCTTGAGCTCCTCAATCTGCTGTGTGTAGGCTTGTTTGCTTCTTGTCAGCTGGGAAACAAGAGCTTCCTTCTCCTCTAACTGGCGACTCAATTCACCTGAGTAAACCAAAGTATTGTGAATCTccatcatatttttatttcacattttgaaatcAAAAATCTATATTTGATATATGTACCATTTTCAGTATGAAGTCTTGctttgtgtgcgcttgtgtcaTTCAGCTGGCGTAAATGCTCATCGCTCTTGGTTTTCAGTTCACTCAGTTGATCTTCAAGGGTACGGCACATTTTCTCAAGGTTGCCCTGTTAGAAAAAAGTTTCTTTAAAACCCATCATGTTTGGTGAAAGAAACCATACACGTCTGAAGTTATGTGCGTAAACCTTCTCTTTACCTTTGATTTAGCAACAGCCTCCATGTTACTGGAGAGGTCATCAATCTCCATTTTGTATtcactcttctccttctccagtttCTGCTTGACGCGCTGAAGATTGTCGATTTGTTCTCCCAGCTCTGCCACGCTGTCGGCCTGCTTCTTGCGGAGGGCGGAAGCGGTGGCTTCATGTTGCAGGGTGGACTCTTCAAGATCACGGCGCAACTTCTGGAACTCAGCTTCACGCTTCTTGTTCATCTCAATCTGAGCAGATGTGGCACCACCTGCTTCTTCTAGCCTCTCACTGATCTCCTCAAGTTCCCTGGAGAGATCAGCCCTCTGCTTCTCAACCTTGGCCCGAGCAGCACGCTCAGCCTCGATTTCTTCCTCCAACTCCTCAATACGAGCCTGTGGCACACAATAGAAAAAGGGGTTAGGATATACATGGAACTTTTGTCATGTGTAATACATGAACATTGGAGGCTTTGACAGAGTACCTGGAGTTCTTTAATCTTTTTCTGAAGCTGAGCACCCAAAGTTTGTTCATCCTCAATCTTGCTGAGAAGCTGGCTCATCTCAAAGTCCTTCCTGTGGAGAGAACACCATGAAAAAATAAGAATCTTTATAATaacattttcagtcattgtATTGATTTGAATCCTCCCTTACTTCTTGATCTTTTCATCTGACTGCTGCTTTTCATTCTCCAGATCCATTATGGATTCCTGCGCCAGTTTCAGATCACCTTCAAGCTTTCTCTTGGCTCTCTCAAGGTCCATGCGAAGCTTCTTCtcctgttccagagagcctTCCAGCTATTGTAGGGAATACAggtaaaaaaaatctgttaaaaGCCATAGGCATTATACATAATCATGTTCTCGCCACTATATAATTCTGGTTTCTGTTCCCAAGGTTTTACCTTTTGGTCAAGAGCCCTCATGTTTTACTTACATCATCTACTTGCTGCTCAAGCTTGGTCTTTGCTTTGGTCAGAGTGTTGACTTTGTCCTCCTCTGCCTGGAGATCATCCAGGGTCTGCTGATGTGCCTCTTGGAGGGCTTTCTTCTCTTTTGATAGCTTGGCAATAGTCTCATCCTGAGAGGCCATCTCTTCAGTCAGGTTCTTCACCTAAAGGGATTCATGTCACACCGTGTAAGAGAGATGTCACATCCctccaaaaacagaaacacacaagcacTATATTGATGAATTGTGAACCTTGTTTTCTGTGGCATGTTTCTCCTTCTCCACTTTGGCCAAGGTGAGCTCTAAGTCATCAATGTCTTTCTTCAGCTCAGAGCATTCATCCTCCAGTTTCCTCTTCTTGGCCGTGAGCTCAGCATTGctttcctcctcatcctccagtCTCTCATTTGTCTCTTTGAGTTTTGCTTCAAACTGGATCTTCGCTTTGATGAGTCCCTCACATCTTTCCTCTGCATCAGCAAGGCCCTCACTTTCCTTGAATAAATTCAACATTTCATGAAATTCTTAAGCAGGAAGCAATTTGTGATAACTGTTATGACAATAGGTGAATTACATGG from Conger conger chromosome 14, fConCon1.1, whole genome shotgun sequence encodes:
- the LOC133109564 gene encoding myosin heavy chain, fast skeletal muscle-like, producing the protein MSTDAEMSVFGPASVFLRKPERERIEAQNTPFDAKTAYFVAEPKEMYLKGKLVSREGGKATVETLEGHQKLTVKEDDIHPMNPPKYDKIEDMAMMTHLNEPCVLYNLKERYAAWMIYTYSGLFCVTVNPYKWLPVYDSVVVEAYRGKKRIEAPPHIFSISDNAYQFMLTDRENQSVLITGESGAGKTVNTKRVIQYFATIAVAGGKKAEQSASKMQGSLEDQIIAANPLLEAYGNAKTVRNDNSSRFGKFIRIHFGTTGKLASADIETYLLEKSRVTFQLSAERSYHIFYQLMTGHKPELLEGLLITTNPYDYPMISQGEITVKSIDDVEEFIATDTAIDILGFTGDEKLGIYKLTGACLHHGNMKFKQKQREEQAEPDGTEVADKISYLMGLNSADLLKCLCYPRVKVGNEFVTKGQTVPQVHNSVNALCKSVYEKMFLWMVIRINEMLDTKQQRNYFIGVLDIAGFEIFDFNSLEQLCINFTNEKLQQFFNHHMFVLEQEEYKKEGIDWEFIDFGMDLAACIELIEKPMGIFSILEEECMFPKASDTTFKNKLYDQHLGKTNAFQKPKPAKGKAEAHFALVHYAGTVDYNINGWLDKNKDPLNDSVVQLYQKSSVKLLCHLYATHGAADEAAKGGKKAGKKKGGSFQTVSALFRENLGKLMTNLRSTHPHFVRCLIPNESKTPGLMENFLVIHQLRCNGVLEGIRICRKGFPSRILYGDFKQRYKVLNASVIPEGQFIDNKKASEKLLGSIDVDHTQYKFGHTKVFFKAGLLGTLEEMRDEKLATLVTMTQALSRGYLMRREFVKMMERRESIYSIQYNMRSFMNVKHWPWMKLYFKIKPLLKSAEAEKEMSNMKEEFTKCKEDLAKALAKKKELEEKMVSLLQEKNDLQLAVASESEGLADAEERCEGLIKAKIQFEAKLKETNERLEDEEESNAELTAKKRKLEDECSELKKDIDDLELTLAKVEKEKHATENKVKNLTEEMASQDETIAKLSKEKKALQEAHQQTLDDLQAEEDKVNTLTKAKTKLEQQVDDLEGSLEQEKKLRMDLERAKRKLEGDLKLAQESIMDLENEKQQSDEKIKKKDFEMSQLLSKIEDEQTLGAQLQKKIKELQARIEELEEEIEAERAARAKVEKQRADLSRELEEISERLEEAGGATSAQIEMNKKREAEFQKLRRDLEESTLQHEATASALRKKQADSVAELGEQIDNLQRVKQKLEKEKSEYKMEIDDLSSNMEAVAKSKGNLEKMCRTLEDQLSELKTKSDEHLRQLNDTSAHKARLHTENGELSRQLEEKEALVSQLTRSKQAYTQQIEELKRHIEEEVKAKNALAHGLQSARHDCDMLREQYEEEQEAKAELQRGMSKANSEVAQWRSKYETDAIQRTEELEEAKKKLAQRLQEAEESIEAVNSKCASLEKTKQRLQGEVEDLMIDVERANALAANLDKKQRNFDKVLAEWKQKFEEGQAELEGALKEARSLSTELFKMKNSYEEALDQLETLKRENKNLQQEISDLTEQIGESGKTIHELEKAKKTVETEKAEIQTALEEAEGALEHEESKILRIQLELNQVKGEIDRKLSEKDEEMEQIKRNSQRVIEAMQTTLDAEVRSRNDALRIKKKMEGDLNEMEIQLSHANRQAAEAQKQLRNVQGQLKDAQLHLDDAIRGQEDMKEQVAMVERRNNLMLAEIEELRVALEQTERGRKVAEQELIDASERVGLLHSQNTSLINTKKKLEADLVQIQGEVDDTIQEARNAEEKAKKAITDAAMMAEELKKEQDTSAHLERMKKNLEITVKDLQHRLDEAENLAMKGGKKQLQKLEARVRELESEVEAEQRRGAEAVKGVRKYERRVKELTYQTEEDKKNVHRLQDLVDKLQLKVKSYKRQAEESEEQANTHLSRYRKVQHEMEEAQERADIAESQVNKLRAKSRDVGKVKEAE